DNA from Rhinatrema bivittatum chromosome 1, aRhiBiv1.1, whole genome shotgun sequence:
tgtttgacctCATGAGagttttctaagaaaactaaattggcatgggataggaggagatgtcctttcgtgtattacaaactggttaaaagatagaaaacatagagtaagattaaatggacaattttcacagtaagggaaaaaagtaaacagtggagtgcctcaggctttttaataaatttataaatgatctggaaaggagcacaacgagtgaggtgatcaaatttgcggatgacacaaaattatgcagagtagctacatctcaagtggattgtgatgaattgcaggagaaaCTTGTGAGACTAGAACATTGGGTGTCTAAAAGGCAGGTGAAATTTACTatgtacaagtgcaaggtgatgcatatagggaaaaataacccttgctgtagttacacaatgttaggttctatcttaggagttaccacccaggaaagagatctaggtgtcatagtggataatacattgacatcgtctgcagcacactgagctttcaaaaaagcaagcagtgttaggaattattaggaagggaatggtgaataaaacagtggatgtcataatgcctctatatcgttccatggtgagaccgcaccttgaaaactgtgtacagttctgggcgctccatctcaaaaaagatatagttgcactggagaaggtacagagaagggcgaccaaaatgataaagggaatggaatagcagccctgtgaggaaaggctaaggaagttagggctgttcagcttggagaagagatggctgaggggggatatgatagaggtgtttaaaataatgagagatctagaacgggtaaatgtgagtctatttactttcggataataggactatggggcactccatgaagttagcatgtagcacatttaaaacaaattgaagaatattAATTTTTACTGCGTGCATAGttatggttatggcagttagtgtaactggaagAAATGGGCATCTCCAGAAGGTTGTAATCAGTTTTATGCAGCTTGATGCACGTTTTACATGTGGAATTTCCCACCGTCCCCAATGTTCCCAGCACGCAGGCGTTAACCTGCAGGAaaaaggtgggagagggaaggcacGCATGGAGATTTCATTTTCAGATGCCTTCTGGCACTTACCATGATATTTTTGTATCCATGTTGTGTGCATGGGCCCAATTCCCCCCTGTCAGAGGGGAAACTCTCTTGTTCTGCAAGTAATTTCCCTGGGAAAGTGAGCTTGAAGTTTGCAGTGCTGAGGGCAGGATCATCATTCCCTTCCCTGTACCCCAATGCTCCCTGGCTGCGTTGACACGTTGGGATCTGTGGAAGCGATTCCAGTTTGTCCTCTTGTGAAATTCCTGCCATTTCTGGGAGAGTGGAATGCATTTTGTCACAGAAATGACGCTCTGGAGGAAGTCTCATACTACCCCGTACACCGGCTTAATGCCCTCTGTGTGTGTTCTCCAGAGGGGAGTAAGGCAAGGCTGCTCCCCTATTCCCAGTACTTTACATATTATCAATAGACCCGTTATTACAAAAAATCGATTCCCACCCAGACATCAGAGGTTTTGTAAGAGCACGAAAGGGATTTACGGTTGCTGCATTCTGTCCACTCCTAGCGAGTCTCTCCCCATATTATTAGAACTAAAATTGCAATTTTCACTGGACTGAAAATTAACAGACAAATCAGAGGCCCTAGACATTTAGTCAGAATGTGCAAAAGTTACATTTTTAGAGCAAGATCAGTTGCCTGTACAAAAGACTTGGATGTATTATTTGCTGTGAAAAGTAATTGATCACTTGCGACCAGTTGCTTCCCAATGCTGCTTTTTTGTTGAGTTgcagaatgattttttttgtattgcacTGGATGAAAGCCTTCTGTTACACCATGTGTTAAAAGCAATCTCTCTTGTCGTCTTCTTCTGGCATTTCCAGATCCAGCTATGGGACACCGCCGGCCAGGAGCGGTTCAGGAAGAGCATGGTGCAGCACTATTACCGCAACGTCCACGCCGTCGTCTTCGTGTACGACGTGACGAACCTGGTCAGCTTTCTCAGCCTGCCGTCCTGGATAGAGGAGTGCAAGCAGCACTCGCTCACCTACGACATCCCCCGCATTCTGGTGGGGAACAAGTGTGAcctgatggatgccatccaggtgCCTACGGACATGGCGCAGAAGTTTGCAGACTCTCAAAGCATGCCCCTGTTTGAAACCTCTGCGAAAAATCCCTACGACAGCGACCACGTGGAGGCAATATTCCTGACGCTGGCCCACAAACTGAAGTACCATAAGCCGTTGATGCTAAGCCAACCTCCAGATAGCCATAAAGTGCTCTTGCAGCCTGAGCAGAAAGAAGCCATGACATGCTGGTGTTAAGCCTCGGTATTTGGACAGTTACCTTAACCCGTCACCATGACAAATGCTTTAAACAGAAAATCTCAGCAGAGTGAGCCATTGTAATAGGCGTCCTATTAGATTTCTCCAGCACTTTAACgtctcctttatttttttaatgtatctcGGCTCTTTCCTCGCGCGATGCATTTGTAACACGGTGCTTGACATGCTGCCGAGGGCCCGTGCTGAGGTTTACACCAGGGGCGAGAGTCAGGCTCTGAGGATTAACAGCCGCCTGGCGTGTAAAACCTTTAGACTGTTTTGTATGCTCATTTGAagaatttgagggggggggggggagtggaaatgCCTAATAGCAGCGTAGACTCTGCCATCTGCATTTGAATTCTGAGAGTCGGATGTGTGGGGTTAAAAACGGACGTGACCTTTCAGATGGAAGCGCTGTGAGCGGGCTCCGTTCCCCACGGGTATCGGAACCGCTAAGTAACATCGCGGGAGTTTTCCATGCTTCTGTAATCCGTAAGGAATATGCATTGTCagggggtttttgtttgtttttttaaatagaaaaacatTGTACCCAGCATGATTCTCATCTTAAGAGATGACATCGCACTTTTTGGTTACATAAGATAGGAATATAAGCCATAGAGCCATGTGGCCTTGGATCAAATTCATGTTGCATTACAGCGCTTCTTTCATTCAATACAAGCAAGGAAAGTTTCAGAGTCTGCGTTTCCAAAACACCGTCCTATGTCCAGGCAAACCTGAAAGTCAGAGTAGAGCTCTGGATAGGTAATAAGGCCCTTTCAGAACGTATTAAGAAGGCGGCTGCGGGGACCTGGGATACGATGATACATACCAGTTCATTTGCTCACTGTTTTGCTGGCGTGTGTTCTTGGGGCAGTGTTCCCAAGTAGAGGAAAAATCTTTTGGGTGATTGTTTGAGCTGGACAAGGTAAAAAGAAATGTAAGCATTCTACTTAGCAATGTTTTAAGAGCTCTCCTCATTGGTTACGACTCTGTTACCTTTTTATTGGGCCAGTGTTAGAAAGATCTGAAGGGGTTCTGGTGCTTGAGGTTCCCAGACCCCCTTCTTCAGCAAGTTTACAATTTCATTGCCAATATAGGGCAACCCAAAGGCCTGACTGTTtgggctttttgaaaaatttCGGTTTAAAGGTCCTGCTTCGGCAGCCATGTAAAATAGCAGCCTGCTGGTAGGCTGTGCCACAGAGAAGGTAGGTAAGAGAGGTTTATACCGGGGGAGTGCCAGTGTTCATGCATTCCCAGTGCCAGAGAGCTGCCGGGAAGTCAGACTGGACCAAGAGTGGGACCTGGTACTTCCCTCCTGCAGAGAGATCGAGGGGGGCGAGTCTGCTAACCAGAGCCTTGGTGCCTGTCGAGTACTGGGGTTGCCTGCCCTGGATTCTAACAGATGACGGCAAGGCAGCCCTGGGTTAGGACGGGCGCCTGACATAGCGCAGAGCCATCGCTGCATCTCCTGGTGATGCTGTGCCCCACTGCTGGGGATACCGACGCCGGCTCCACACAGACATCGTGGAAACGCTGCCGTGCATGTTAAGAAGGAGAGTAAATAAAACCCCAGAAGAAATGTGGGAAGTTTTAATAAGTGAGCTTTCCCTTCTTAGAGGAACGTTATAGTTTATCGTGGACATGCAGCATTCTGGATGTGCCAGCAAGGCTGATCATAATATTTGATACTGTGATTGTGTAGCAGAGTATCTTCTGTACCTTTATCCCGCAGTTATGGGAAATAAGGTTAcggtgttttttttctgttttggaaaCAGTTTGGGGGGATATTTGCAGAGGGGCTGATACAGAGTTCTGCAGAATGAGACCTGAACTTAACATTTTTACAGCTTAAAAATATGACACAGGAATATACATGGTAATGTGTGGATAGAAGATACAGTACACATTTACTAAAATAAAACTCAGTCCATAGGATGGCTTAAGGCACAAGTTTGCACTTTTAAGAGTAGGGTGTGTTAACACAGGTTTTCTCTGATCTGGACATTGTGGCAGACAGGTCCTCAATCTGGTTTTCTGATGCAGCGATAAAATCTCTAAAGGCCgcttcactaaggcttttctcccattttagaTTTTAGGCAAAAAAGTTTCATGAATCGGGCCCTAAATTTTGTAGACTCGTGGGAGAACGTGTTGAAAGCCATTTGTGAGGTGACAATTGTGCTAAGTTTGAATATCTCTGCAACCAAAAGTACAGATTTTTTTTACCGCTGTGGTGGTTTGTGACAGATGGGCGGGGATgggtttttgggttggttttttttttggttttgtttttttataacagTCTCATCGTGTTGGGGGTTTAGAGCAAGATAATGTCTTAGATGGTTAGAGGAAATCTGTGCACGGCTGCTTATTCAGGAAACCTTCCCCAGTCGCTGTTTAGTCCTGAATACGAGTATTGTATCTTTTGATATTGTAACACTTGAAAAAGGGATTTCTTTACAACTAGTTTTCCAGACTTATGAGTCTATTTTTGTAACACtaaccctttttttaaaatcatttaattaCACAGTTTTAATGATTTTctccagcacttttttttttgtggaaggaCCTGGTAATGTATTGTAGTCTGACTGTCTGTCTGTTCACTGACCCTGACCCCACCACCGTTTTGTCATGCAGTTATTAAAGGACCTagcccctggaccggctttgtctcattttatttattttaaggtgGACGAAGGCCGTTTTCTATAGTTGTAGACCTAACAGCGCTCCGACGTTGTCTAGACCTGGTCCAATGAGGTGAGCGGCCCAGTACCTGAGACAGATGACCACGCGCAGTGGACGACTTCCATTTGTAGAGCGCAGCAGGAGGACAGAGTTGCTGGTTTCCAGGAGAGGGGCATTTAATGCTTTTCCTACCATTTtcccaaaagcaaaaaataaacaagtttttgggttttttttgtttgtttttttagttttcgtTTTCTGCCTTCTGGGTGCTTTTGAGAGGTAGTTTGGGGCTCTGGGGCAAGGCCGCGCGCTCCCGTTCAGAGGCCCTAGGTCTGATGCCCAGATGAGGTCGGGCATTGGTGGCACGTAGTGGCCAGATCAAGGCCCAGAGAAGGTCTGTTGCTGCAATGAGAGGGTTAAGTGAATTTGAAGGGGGGAATTTGCCTGCTCCATTACTTGCACGCTAGGGCGCAGTTACACACCTTTGTGTCTGtggtttgggtgttttttttaatgtggcagcCACTGCGAGGCATTCTCACAGAGTTCAATGTAAAAAGGAACAGGAAAAATGGCGGAGAAAAGAGGGACCGTCCTCAATCTTTATTTTGTAGTCGGGGTGCGCCAGATATGATGCTGACATGCGTGACACTGAGCACATGACTGTCGTGGGGCCAACTGTACACATACACGTTGCATCCCcaggcagagcagaactaggacatccccccccccccatacaactcaccatgcaaaaaaaaaagatattctggtgccGTCTCACTAAaggcaacacaaactccctctactactaCGTGCGCTGTAAAAtgcaaaacccccaaaaaaccttccatactctaacagcactaactctgagaactcaaacagcaataactttacctatgaaaaggcagcagtgcagcaccaatgcatctCCTATTGAGAAAACTCAATGAATACAACTGATACGAATGCCTGcacgctagtaaaatacctcgccttcaccaaatacagaataaaagccCACAACGGaggcaaaaactggaatggaaaccccaagaagcccctctgcctgcagtgcaaaactggagaatgagaaacAGAAAAACACTTCCTGTGCACTAAGCGAGAaggaatgcacattcccaaaactgacacaGCTCTTGCCCTTGTCTCTCCCACTTCATGCCCCCAtcatccctcacttctcccagcTACCCCCTTTCAATCCTCCCCTCACACCTGCATGTCTCAGCCCAGTActcctgattccctccccccttctccaggctttctcccctgctccctcccctttcctcctgcaCCCTACTTTCCCCCACCCATTCCTACCTGGCAGACCCTGGTACCACATCTCCCTACCTATTAGCACCCACCCTAATTCTCtcttccccactcctccccctgCCTAATAGCACTCgcacccctctctcccccagcccTCCATGGTCAGTAGCTTGCCTTGAccctctcttcctccaccccacTCAGCAAGCTCCTGATCCCTTTTGTCCCCTATCCCTCCCTGCCTCTAGCATCCATGCTTCCTCTGGCTCCTAGCCAGCTTGAAAAGCAACcaatccagaatctccctccttaCTGGCAGCAGCAGAGGGCAAGAACCAttggggagaggaggtggcaggagAGGGCAAGAACCACTGGGGAGAGGAGGATGCAGTGGCAGTGATGCACGTAGAGCACTCACCACCCATC
Protein-coding regions in this window:
- the RAB33B gene encoding ras-related protein Rab-33B; the protein is MAAAVVAAAAAAAEPEPCCLESSLEVSLTSSTASLLAPRSRIFKIIVIGDSNVGKTCLTYRFSAGRFPGITEATIGVDFRERTVDIDCEKIKIQLWDTAGQERFRKSMVQHYYRNVHAVVFVYDVTNLVSFLSLPSWIEECKQHSLTYDIPRILVGNKCDLMDAIQVPTDMAQKFADSQSMPLFETSAKNPYDSDHVEAIFLTLAHKLKYHKPLMLSQPPDSHKVLLQPEQKEAMTCWC